In a genomic window of Fundulus heteroclitus isolate FHET01 unplaced genomic scaffold, MU-UCD_Fhet_4.1 scaffold_116, whole genome shotgun sequence:
- the LOC118558263 gene encoding uncharacterized protein LOC118558263, translating into MPRGKGFRRTQAFKRKMEDPKPLDVEIKVQEGTFVACQGTGTQHRSRPWPTSSANNTCKLVIPPESKDKKFVFLIGDSHLRAIVDGFAPIKEESLYFGFLAVSGGAALDLRTEILNAVIPRIPDLVCLLAPSNTLKRSTVVSEAGKQFLAPNNCLHTFSEGVSYKSVAELFPMRKLHLWSRDGVHLSDDDGMKILNKAIYEASHEQIHKPTAETEVMPTMSCSPPKMLEQVPKPTAEKVSKLLCTPEVPVVAPQDPFEWNIVGSHNKTFPTSSKQESCTSPKRVLHLKVEEQMDFSVELNPKWFDGEMLEILGDGNTPTFGDASIAPFQKTKVILMGNGVLLICAMC; encoded by the exons atgcCTCGCGGCAAAGGTTTTCGCCGTACACAAGCCTTTAAAAGGAAGATGGAAGACCCCAAACCACTGGATGTCGAAATCAAAGTTCAAGAAGGCACGTTTGTGGCTT gtcaaggaacaggaacgCAGCATAGAAGTAGACCTTGGCCGACCTCTTCTGCCAACAATACCTGCAAACTGGTCATTCCACCAGAATCAAAAGACAAGAAA ttTGTCTTTCTTATCGGAGACTCTCATCTAAGGGCTATTGTGGATGGATTTGCTCCTATTAAAGAAGAGAGTCTTTATTTTGGATTCTTGGCTGTTTCTGGAGGAGCAGCGTTGGACCTGAGAACCGAAATCTTGAATGCTGTGATACCACGAATACCTGATTTAGTCTGTTTGTTAGCTCCAAGCAACACTTTGAAGAGAAGCACCGTTGTCAGTGAAGCTGGGAAACAGTTCCTAGCTCCTAACAACTGTTTGCACACTTTTTCCGAAG GTGTCTCATACAAATCAGTTGCTGAGCTGTTTCCAATGAGAAAACtgcacctgtggagcagagatGGG gtACACCTAAGTGACGATGATGGGATGAAAATCCTAAATAAAGCAATATATGAGGCCTCACATGAGCAGATTCACAAGCCAACTGCAGAGACGGAGGTGATGCCCACCATGTCATGCTCTCCTCCAAAGATGCTTGAGCAGGTTCCCAAGCCAACTGCTGAAAAAGTCTCAAAGTTGCTTTGTACACCTGAGGTTCCAGTTGTGGCCCCACAAGATCCCTTTGAATGGAACATTGTCGGATCTCACAATAAG ACCTTTCCAACTTCAAGTAAACAAGAAAGCTGTACTTCGCCAAAGAGAGTACTCCATTTAAAG GTGGAAGAACAAATGGACTTTTCTGTGGAGCTCAATCCAAAGTGGTTTGATGGTGAAATGCTGGAAATATTGGGGGATGGCAACACACCAACTTTTGGAGATGCTTCTATTGCGCCATTTCAAAAAACTAAGGTAATACTGATGGGGAATGGTGTTTTGTTAATATGTGCAATGTGTtaa